From Paraburkholderia sabiae, a single genomic window includes:
- a CDS encoding aspartate/glutamate racemase family protein, whose product MRIKLINPNTTQRMTEAMGRCARDVVAPGTELVAVSPTMGPPSIEGYYDEALATPGLLAEIEAGEREGFDGYVIACFGDPGLYAARELARGPVIGIAEAAMHAASVLAPGFSVVTTLSRTCGMAWHLAERYGMKRFCRNVRATDVAVLELDQPGSAARRIILDECRRALDEDGSDAIVLGCAGMAELCREIEDALGAPVVEGVTAAVKWIEALVALRLATAKRGDYARPLRKRYDGEFARFSPTGEQPAAAPAQHPASDALLRVNASALRADPAADIAPHIHSV is encoded by the coding sequence ATGCGTATCAAACTGATCAACCCGAACACGACGCAACGGATGACGGAAGCGATGGGCCGTTGTGCGCGCGACGTCGTGGCGCCGGGCACGGAGCTGGTGGCAGTGAGCCCGACGATGGGCCCGCCGTCGATCGAAGGCTATTACGACGAGGCGCTCGCCACGCCGGGGCTGCTCGCGGAAATCGAAGCGGGCGAGCGCGAAGGCTTCGATGGCTATGTGATTGCATGTTTCGGCGATCCCGGCCTGTATGCGGCGCGCGAACTGGCGCGCGGCCCGGTGATCGGTATCGCGGAGGCGGCGATGCATGCGGCGAGCGTGCTGGCGCCGGGCTTCTCGGTAGTGACGACGCTGTCGCGCACCTGCGGCATGGCCTGGCATCTGGCCGAGCGCTACGGCATGAAGCGTTTCTGCCGAAACGTGCGGGCAACGGATGTCGCCGTGCTCGAACTCGATCAACCCGGCTCCGCTGCGCGCCGCATCATTCTCGACGAGTGCCGCCGTGCACTCGACGAGGATGGGTCGGATGCGATCGTGCTCGGCTGTGCGGGGATGGCCGAGTTGTGCCGGGAAATCGAGGACGCGTTGGGCGCGCCTGTGGTCGAAGGGGTGACGGCCGCCGTGAAGTGGATCGAGGCGCTTGTTGCGCTGCGGCTGGCAACCGCCAAGCGCGGCGATTACGCGAGGCCGCTGCGCAAGCGCTATGACGGCGAGTTCGCGCGCTTCAGCCCGACAGGCGAGCAGCCCGCAGCTGCTCCCGCGCAGCACCCGGCCAGCGACGCGCTGCTTCGGGTTAACGCGAGCGCATTGCGCGCCGACCCTGCCGCCGATATTGCACCGCACATACACTCAGTCTGA
- a CDS encoding outer membrane lipoprotein, whose product MTHTRFARPLVRTTLLALCVTLPLAGCVVPGNSPYGSTYGSQYGSSYGSGYATQPAYAQPAPPVYAQPQQYQQPYAQQPQYQQPQYQQPGYDDQSDWQNNQTYQQQPQPQQGYGYGEQYGVVSSIQPLANPAAVTTGGVAGTVIGAVVGGVIGNQFGRGHGRDAATAIGVLGGAVAGNQLGQQAGASSPGGYRISVQLNDGSTRAFDVGSPGDLHPGDRVRIAGNRLDRY is encoded by the coding sequence ATGACCCACACCCGTTTTGCTCGCCCTCTCGTCCGAACGACGCTGCTCGCGCTCTGCGTCACGCTTCCGCTCGCAGGTTGCGTCGTGCCCGGCAACTCGCCCTATGGCTCGACTTATGGATCCCAGTACGGCTCATCGTACGGTTCGGGCTACGCGACGCAGCCTGCGTACGCGCAACCGGCGCCACCCGTTTACGCGCAGCCGCAGCAATATCAGCAGCCGTATGCACAGCAGCCGCAGTATCAACAGCCGCAGTACCAGCAACCCGGCTACGACGATCAGTCCGACTGGCAAAACAACCAGACCTATCAACAGCAGCCGCAACCGCAACAGGGCTATGGTTATGGCGAGCAATACGGCGTGGTCTCGTCGATCCAGCCGCTCGCGAATCCGGCTGCCGTGACGACGGGCGGCGTCGCGGGCACGGTGATCGGCGCAGTCGTGGGCGGCGTGATCGGCAATCAGTTCGGACGCGGCCATGGGCGCGATGCGGCAACGGCGATCGGCGTGCTGGGCGGCGCGGTCGCGGGCAATCAGCTGGGGCAGCAGGCAGGCGCATCGTCGCCGGGCGGCTACCGGATCTCGGTGCAGTTGAACGACGGCTCGACACGCGCATTCGATGTCGGCTCGCCGGGCGACCTGCATCCCGGCGATCGCGTGCGTATCGCGGGCAACCGGCTTGACCGCTATTAA
- a CDS encoding response regulator transcription factor yields MDFEWRDLAFHREIGSAIDALDGPHFWARLTRVLERHVGFDSWVALRFQRDAAPLVLAEQAMPDGKVDLMFQDYLAALYQLDPFYLAAFETQASGFYTLADVAPDNFRMTEYYQRYFRKNIVGDEVHFNVVIDRDHTMGFSLGKTSRYDEREIALLTLYSPWVLSLMQQRLRFEKFVVEEVPRAAESEEPDLHARFGMLTGKSGRGALTAREIEVAMLSLSGFSSRAIAEKLSISFETVRAHKKHIYAKLGVGSQSELFAMFYEPGRTVEPE; encoded by the coding sequence ATGGACTTCGAATGGCGAGATCTCGCTTTTCATCGGGAGATCGGTTCGGCCATCGATGCCCTCGATGGTCCGCATTTCTGGGCGCGTCTCACGCGCGTGCTCGAACGGCATGTCGGTTTTGACAGCTGGGTCGCGTTGCGCTTTCAACGCGATGCCGCGCCCCTCGTGCTCGCCGAGCAGGCGATGCCCGACGGCAAGGTCGATCTGATGTTTCAGGATTATCTGGCCGCGCTCTATCAGCTCGATCCGTTCTATCTCGCTGCGTTCGAAACGCAGGCTTCAGGTTTCTACACGCTCGCCGACGTCGCGCCCGACAACTTCCGCATGACCGAGTACTATCAGCGGTACTTCAGGAAGAACATCGTCGGCGACGAGGTGCACTTCAATGTCGTGATCGATCGCGATCACACAATGGGCTTTTCGCTTGGCAAGACGAGCCGTTACGACGAGCGCGAAATCGCGTTGCTCACGCTGTACTCGCCGTGGGTGCTCTCGTTGATGCAGCAGCGCTTGCGCTTCGAGAAGTTCGTCGTCGAAGAAGTGCCGCGTGCTGCGGAGAGCGAAGAGCCCGATCTGCATGCGCGCTTCGGTATGCTGACAGGCAAGAGCGGGCGCGGCGCGTTGACGGCGCGCGAAATCGAAGTGGCGATGCTGTCGCTGAGTGGGTTTTCGTCGCGCGCGATTGCGGAGAAGCTGTCGATCTCGTTCGAAACCGTGCGCGCGCACAAGAAGCATATTTACGCGAAGCTCGGCGTCGGATCGCAGTCCGAACTATTCGCGATGTTTTATGAGCCGGGGAGAACGGTTGAGCCGGAGTGA
- a CDS encoding APC family permease: MQASSSHEPSHLKRTLGLPSVLLFGLAYMAPLIVYGTYGVLAKASDDTAALAYLLALIAIAFTALSYGKLARLFPVAGSAYTYTRKTFNAHLGFLIGWATLLDYFFLPMVIWLIGAAYLNAAFPHVPSWIWIVAFIVLTSGLNIVGIELAARFNIVLMIVQLAIVAIFVALCWHYASAAAAPGGIAMAEPFFKPHVPLGATMAGAAIAAYSYLGFDAVSTLTEETIDPKKNMPRAILLIALIGGAIFVIAAYTMQLAHPGVDFKDTDSAAFEVAKMIGGDIFVTVFLAGLILAQFASGISAQASVGRLLYAMGRDEILPKRIFGFIHPRFKTPAINIAIAGIVGLIALKLDVATSTSFINFGAFLAFTAVNLCVIRVYLSGDHGDRKIGVFGGLVFPLIGAVSDIWLLASLEKTALVLGAVWFVLGIAYLCWITRLFRQAPPEVAI; the protein is encoded by the coding sequence ATGCAAGCGTCGTCTTCCCATGAACCGTCGCACCTGAAGCGCACGCTCGGCTTGCCGTCCGTGCTGCTGTTCGGTCTCGCCTACATGGCGCCGCTGATCGTCTACGGCACCTACGGCGTGCTCGCCAAGGCCAGCGACGACACGGCCGCCCTAGCCTACCTGCTCGCGCTGATCGCGATCGCGTTCACAGCGCTCAGCTACGGCAAGCTCGCGCGGCTCTTTCCCGTCGCCGGTTCGGCCTACACGTATACGCGCAAGACCTTCAACGCGCATCTCGGTTTCCTGATCGGCTGGGCGACGCTGCTCGACTATTTCTTCCTGCCGATGGTGATCTGGCTGATCGGCGCCGCGTATCTGAACGCGGCGTTTCCGCACGTGCCGTCGTGGATCTGGATCGTCGCGTTCATCGTGCTGACGAGCGGTTTGAACATCGTCGGCATCGAGCTTGCGGCGCGCTTCAACATCGTGCTGATGATCGTGCAGCTCGCGATCGTCGCGATATTCGTCGCGCTGTGCTGGCACTATGCGTCGGCGGCGGCAGCGCCCGGCGGCATCGCGATGGCCGAGCCGTTCTTCAAGCCGCACGTGCCACTCGGCGCGACGATGGCGGGCGCCGCGATTGCCGCGTATTCGTACCTCGGCTTCGACGCCGTATCGACGCTGACGGAAGAAACCATCGATCCGAAAAAGAACATGCCGCGCGCGATCTTGCTGATCGCGCTGATCGGCGGCGCAATCTTCGTGATCGCGGCGTACACGATGCAGCTCGCGCATCCCGGCGTCGACTTCAAGGACACGGACTCGGCCGCGTTCGAAGTCGCGAAAATGATCGGCGGCGATATCTTCGTGACGGTGTTTCTCGCGGGTCTGATCCTCGCGCAGTTCGCGTCGGGCATCTCGGCACAGGCGAGCGTCGGGCGGCTGCTCTACGCGATGGGCCGCGACGAAATCCTGCCGAAACGCATCTTCGGTTTCATCCATCCGCGCTTCAAGACGCCCGCGATCAACATCGCGATTGCGGGCATCGTCGGGCTGATCGCGCTGAAGCTGGATGTGGCCACGTCGACGTCGTTCATCAACTTCGGCGCGTTCCTCGCGTTCACGGCCGTCAATCTGTGCGTGATCCGCGTGTATCTGTCGGGCGATCACGGCGACCGCAAGATCGGCGTGTTCGGCGGGCTGGTGTTTCCGTTGATCGGCGCTGTGTCGGATATCTGGCTGCTCGCGAGCCTCGAGAAAACCGCTCTCGTGCTCGGCGCGGTGTGGTTCGTGCTGGGTATCGCGTATCTGTGCTGGATCACGCGGCTGTTCCGCCAGGCGCCGCCTGAAGTGGCGATCTGA
- a CDS encoding DnaJ family domain-containing protein, whose product MKLLDALVEQRIAAAAARGEFDDLPGAGAPQVFDDDALVPEEVRVANRILKNAGFVPPAVEQLRALRDLQNELDAVSDRSTRCRLQAKMLALDMALESLRGGPLTMPREYCRRIAERLSERVAEEPAADAGPA is encoded by the coding sequence ATGAAATTGCTTGATGCACTTGTCGAACAACGGATTGCCGCTGCCGCCGCGCGTGGCGAGTTCGATGATTTGCCGGGAGCGGGCGCGCCGCAGGTTTTCGATGACGACGCACTGGTGCCCGAGGAAGTTCGAGTAGCGAACCGCATTCTGAAGAATGCGGGTTTTGTGCCGCCTGCCGTCGAGCAGCTGCGGGCGCTGCGCGACCTGCAGAATGAACTGGATGCCGTCAGCGACCGCAGCACGCGGTGCCGTCTGCAGGCGAAGATGCTGGCGCTCGATATGGCACTGGAATCGCTGCGCGGCGGTCCGCTCACGATGCCGCGCGAGTACTGCCGGCGGATCGCCGAGCGCCTGTCGGAGCGTGTCGCCGAAGAACCGGCCGCCGACGCGGGGCCGGCGTGA
- a CDS encoding carbon-nitrogen hydrolase family protein, which translates to MQVELAQLALIDSDVAHNTRKVIETIERVDTTVGTKLIVFPETTLSGFPTRDNIADVAQTLDGPALTAVRNAAREKGVAVAVGLAERDGSQFYNTTVLVDERGEIALRYRKTHLWASDVGVFTPGDRFETCMWNGLTVGLLICYDIEFPESARAVAALDADLLIVTNGNMDPFGPVHRRAIQARAMENQMFALMVNRCGSGDDNLTFPGLSALVDPFGETVLELGGDETVTKADIDLKRLEASREHYNYLHDARVPLGLVPVEQSNGQRALMIEARRRRND; encoded by the coding sequence ATGCAGGTAGAACTGGCGCAACTCGCGCTGATCGACAGCGACGTCGCGCACAACACCCGCAAGGTCATCGAGACGATCGAACGCGTCGACACGACGGTCGGCACGAAGCTGATCGTGTTTCCCGAGACCACGCTGTCAGGCTTTCCGACGCGCGACAACATCGCCGATGTCGCACAGACACTCGACGGCCCGGCGCTCACCGCCGTGCGCAACGCAGCCCGCGAGAAAGGCGTCGCGGTTGCCGTAGGCCTCGCCGAACGCGACGGCTCGCAGTTCTACAACACGACCGTGCTCGTCGACGAACGCGGCGAGATTGCGCTGCGCTACCGCAAGACGCATCTGTGGGCATCGGATGTCGGCGTATTCACGCCCGGCGACCGGTTCGAAACCTGCATGTGGAACGGCCTCACGGTCGGCCTGCTGATCTGCTACGACATCGAATTCCCCGAGTCGGCGCGCGCCGTCGCCGCGCTCGACGCCGATCTGCTGATCGTCACGAACGGCAACATGGACCCGTTCGGCCCCGTGCATCGCCGCGCGATCCAGGCGCGCGCGATGGAGAACCAGATGTTCGCGCTGATGGTGAACCGCTGCGGTTCCGGCGACGACAACCTCACGTTCCCAGGCCTGTCCGCGCTCGTCGACCCGTTCGGCGAAACCGTGCTCGAACTGGGCGGCGACGAAACGGTAACGAAGGCCGATATCGACCTGAAGCGTCTCGAAGCGAGCCGCGAGCACTACAACTATCTGCACGATGCGCGCGTGCCGCTCGGTCTCGTGCCTGTCGAGCAATCGAATGGCCAACGCGCGCTGATGATCGAAGCGCGCCGCCGGCGCAACGACTAA
- the ldcA gene encoding muramoyltetrapeptide carboxypeptidase has product MARHRTIELIAPSGYPHDPNAIHLALKRLRAQGHHVENVTATQRRFQRFAGTDAERAAEVNRLVDPSRELPDIVLAVRGGYGAVRILHGLDYRGLQRRLRDQPIAFCGHSDFTALQLALLSQAGVTTFGGPMLAVDFGAENVSDFTMKNFWHALTSESFTVSSTTPQAQTVDVTGTLWGGNLAVLASLVGSPYMPPVEGGILFVEDVNEQPFRIERLIYQLHLAGILERQQALVLGDFSGGKPFDYDNGYDLRAMVEQVRSVIGIPIVTGLQFGHIPDMVTLPVGAEAHLVAGAHGFKLAVSGHPVLD; this is encoded by the coding sequence ATGGCCCGGCATCGCACCATCGAACTGATTGCGCCTTCGGGCTATCCGCACGATCCCAATGCCATCCACCTCGCGCTGAAGCGTCTGCGCGCGCAAGGGCATCACGTCGAGAATGTCACCGCGACGCAGCGGCGGTTTCAGCGTTTTGCCGGTACGGATGCCGAGCGGGCGGCGGAAGTGAATCGGCTGGTCGATCCGTCGCGGGAACTGCCCGATATCGTGCTCGCCGTGCGCGGCGGTTACGGCGCGGTGCGTATCTTGCACGGGCTCGACTATCGGGGCCTGCAGCGCCGCCTGCGCGATCAGCCGATCGCGTTTTGCGGACACAGCGATTTCACGGCGCTGCAACTGGCGCTGTTGTCGCAGGCTGGCGTGACGACCTTCGGCGGCCCGATGCTCGCCGTGGATTTCGGCGCGGAAAACGTCAGCGACTTCACGATGAAAAACTTCTGGCACGCGCTGACGTCGGAGAGTTTCACCGTTTCCAGCACGACGCCGCAGGCGCAGACCGTCGATGTCACGGGCACGCTGTGGGGCGGCAATCTGGCCGTGCTCGCGTCGCTGGTCGGCTCGCCGTATATGCCGCCCGTGGAAGGCGGGATCCTGTTCGTCGAAGACGTGAACGAGCAGCCGTTCCGGATCGAGCGGCTGATTTATCAGCTGCATCTGGCGGGCATTCTCGAACGGCAGCAGGCGCTCGTGCTCGGCGATTTCTCGGGCGGCAAGCCTTTCGACTACGACAATGGCTACGACCTCCGTGCGATGGTCGAGCAGGTGAGGTCGGTGATCGGCATTCCCATCGTGACAGGTCTGCAGTTCGGCCACATTCCCGATATGGTGACGCTGCCCGTCGGCGCCGAAGCGCATCTCGTCGCGGGGGCGCATGGGTTCAAGCTGGCGGTATCGGGGCATCCGGTGCTCGATTGA
- a CDS encoding NCS1 family nucleobase:cation symporter-1: protein MAQFSAAPDSSAIPDYESGAQGGHALPAGYSERLYNEDLAPLKHQTWGAYNIFAFWMSDVHSVGGYVFAGSLFALGLTSWQVLIALLVGITIVNMLCNMIAKPSQQNGVPYPVACRATFGVLGANVPAVIRGLIAVAWYGIQTYLASSALVIVVLKFFPQLLPYADVHRHGFMGLSTVGWTGFMLLWVLQALVFWNGMETIKKFIDFAGPAVYVVMFILAGYMIWRAGWQNIGINLGGVKYHGMEVIPVMITAISLVVSYFSGPMLNFGDFSRYGKSFRSVKRGNFWGLPVNFLAFSLVTVVTTAATLPVFGELITDPVETVGRIDYPTAVILGALTFTIATIGINIVANFVSPAFDFSNVAPKLISWRAGGMLAAVASIFITPWNLFNNPAVIHYTLDVLGSFIGPLYGILIVDFFLVKRQKIVLDDLYTVSEKGSYWYHNGVNYRAVAALLPAAVIAVICVMVPSLNGLANFSWFIGAGLGAVFYSVLARNLPRGA, encoded by the coding sequence ATGGCTCAGTTCAGTGCAGCACCGGATAGTTCGGCAATCCCCGATTACGAGAGCGGCGCGCAAGGCGGTCATGCGCTGCCCGCAGGCTACAGCGAACGCCTGTACAACGAAGACCTCGCGCCGCTCAAGCATCAGACGTGGGGCGCCTACAACATCTTCGCGTTCTGGATGTCGGACGTGCATAGCGTCGGCGGCTACGTGTTCGCAGGCAGCCTCTTCGCGCTCGGTCTCACGAGCTGGCAAGTGCTGATCGCGCTGCTGGTCGGCATCACGATCGTCAACATGCTGTGCAACATGATCGCGAAGCCGAGCCAGCAGAACGGCGTGCCGTATCCCGTCGCGTGCCGCGCGACGTTCGGCGTGCTGGGCGCGAACGTACCTGCCGTGATTCGCGGCCTGATTGCCGTCGCGTGGTACGGCATCCAGACTTATCTTGCATCGAGCGCGCTGGTGATCGTCGTGCTCAAGTTCTTCCCGCAACTGCTACCTTATGCAGACGTGCATCGTCACGGTTTCATGGGCCTGTCGACGGTTGGCTGGACCGGCTTCATGCTGCTGTGGGTGCTGCAGGCACTCGTGTTCTGGAACGGCATGGAGACGATCAAGAAGTTCATCGACTTCGCCGGTCCTGCCGTGTACGTGGTGATGTTCATTCTCGCCGGCTACATGATCTGGCGTGCAGGCTGGCAGAACATCGGCATCAACCTTGGCGGCGTGAAGTATCACGGCATGGAAGTCATCCCCGTGATGATCACGGCGATCTCGCTGGTGGTGTCGTACTTCTCGGGCCCGATGCTGAACTTCGGTGACTTCTCGCGCTACGGCAAGAGCTTCCGCAGCGTCAAGCGCGGCAATTTCTGGGGCCTGCCCGTCAACTTTCTCGCGTTCTCGCTGGTGACGGTCGTCACGACGGCAGCGACGCTGCCTGTGTTCGGTGAACTGATCACCGATCCCGTCGAAACAGTCGGCCGTATCGACTACCCGACGGCCGTGATTCTCGGCGCGCTGACGTTCACGATCGCGACCATCGGCATCAACATCGTCGCCAACTTCGTGTCGCCTGCATTCGATTTCTCGAACGTTGCACCGAAGCTCATCAGCTGGCGCGCAGGCGGCATGCTGGCTGCAGTGGCATCGATTTTCATCACGCCGTGGAACCTGTTCAATAACCCGGCTGTGATCCACTACACGCTCGACGTGCTCGGCAGCTTCATTGGACCTTTGTACGGCATCCTGATCGTCGATTTCTTCCTCGTGAAGCGTCAGAAGATCGTGCTGGACGATCTGTACACGGTGTCGGAAAAAGGCTCGTACTGGTATCACAATGGCGTGAACTATCGTGCAGTTGCAGCACTGCTGCCGGCTGCAGTGATTGCAGTGATCTGCGTGATGGTGCCGTCGCTGAATGGTCTCGCGAACTTCTCCTGGTTCATCGGCGCAGGCCTCGGTGCAGTGTTCTACAGCGTGCTCGCACGCAACCTGCCGCGCGGTGCATGA
- the tadA gene encoding tRNA adenosine(34) deaminase TadA, whose translation MSIGVDPAGLPSAVPVSSDDLLDAARAEADSTESGAAPQPVAVSERDRRFMALAQAAAEEARAAGEVPVGAVLVRGDEVIAKGFNHPIGGHDPSAHAEMAALRAASQTLENYRLPGCELYVTLEPCLMCAGAIMHARIARVVFGARDPKTGACGSVVDAFANPQLNHHTTVIGGVLEEECGAALRSFFADRRRAAREARAALKNEPGAADALQGSNPIN comes from the coding sequence GTGAGCATTGGCGTCGATCCGGCCGGGTTGCCGTCCGCTGTTCCCGTTTCTTCCGACGATCTGCTGGATGCCGCGCGCGCTGAAGCCGACTCGACTGAGAGCGGCGCCGCACCACAACCCGTCGCCGTTTCCGAACGCGATCGCCGCTTCATGGCGCTCGCGCAGGCCGCCGCCGAAGAGGCGCGCGCCGCCGGCGAAGTGCCCGTCGGCGCAGTGCTGGTCCGCGGCGACGAAGTGATCGCGAAGGGCTTTAACCATCCCATCGGCGGTCACGATCCTTCCGCACATGCCGAAATGGCAGCGTTGCGCGCCGCCTCGCAGACACTCGAAAACTACCGGCTGCCGGGCTGCGAACTCTACGTGACGCTCGAGCCGTGCCTGATGTGCGCGGGCGCGATCATGCACGCGCGGATCGCCCGCGTCGTGTTCGGCGCACGCGATCCGAAGACGGGCGCGTGCGGCAGCGTCGTCGATGCCTTCGCCAATCCGCAACTGAACCATCACACCACGGTGATCGGCGGCGTGCTCGAAGAGGAGTGTGGCGCTGCGCTGCGCTCATTTTTCGCCGACCGCCGACGCGCCGCGCGGGAAGCACGCGCCGCGCTGAAAAATGAACCCGGCGCCGCCGATGCGCTCCAAGGCAGCAACCCGATCAACTGA
- a CDS encoding GntR family transcriptional regulator translates to MSETLTAASSSTKPEAIAERIRAAILEHRLAPGAKLTEAQLCEVFGVKRGPIRQALAQLATDRLVDLEPNRGAFVASPSLQEVHEVFEMRRIIELAVVEKICASQGSRRLKSIGGMIARERKAFESRDFPAWIRLSGEFHTELATLTGNTVLCDCLGGLVARSTLISALYESLGRSPCSFEDHEAILAALDAGDAKTAGALMSRHLQSVELKMLDRPASGGTDLHEVFGMRAPKGAAG, encoded by the coding sequence ATGTCCGAGACACTCACCGCAGCCTCGAGCAGCACGAAACCCGAAGCGATCGCCGAGCGCATTCGCGCCGCGATCCTCGAGCATCGGCTCGCGCCTGGCGCGAAATTGACGGAAGCGCAGTTGTGCGAAGTGTTCGGCGTCAAGCGCGGACCGATCCGCCAGGCGCTGGCCCAGTTGGCCACCGACCGCCTCGTCGATCTGGAGCCGAACCGCGGTGCATTTGTCGCAAGTCCGTCGCTACAGGAAGTGCATGAAGTGTTCGAAATGCGCCGGATCATCGAACTGGCGGTAGTCGAGAAAATTTGCGCGAGCCAGGGCTCGCGGCGGTTGAAGAGCATCGGCGGAATGATCGCGCGGGAACGCAAGGCGTTCGAATCGCGAGACTTTCCAGCGTGGATCCGGTTGTCGGGCGAGTTCCACACGGAACTCGCGACGCTGACGGGCAACACGGTGCTGTGCGATTGCCTCGGCGGGCTGGTGGCGCGCTCGACGCTGATCTCGGCGCTGTACGAATCGCTGGGCCGCAGCCCGTGTTCATTCGAAGACCACGAAGCGATTCTCGCAGCGCTTGATGCAGGCGACGCCAAAACGGCAGGTGCGCTGATGTCGCGCCATCTGCAGAGCGTGGAGTTGAAGATGCTGGATCGGCCGGCGAGCGGTGGGACCGATCTGCACGAAGTATTCGGCATGCGCGCGCCCAAAGGCGCTGCCGGCTGA